Below is a genomic region from Candidatus Glassbacteria bacterium.
CCAGTTTAGATAAATTGAACGGATTAAAAACCAGGAAAGAAAAGCATAGAAAGCATTTCATGGATCAAATTAAGGAATTGGAGGGCAAAATTCATGAGTTGCAAAATGCTGTGGTAAAAATCACCGGTACAGTGTATCCACGGACGTCGATTACCATATATGATAAAAGCATTACCGTTATGGAGTCCTGGATATACGTCTATTTCAAATATATGTCTACTGAGGAGGAATTAGTGG
It encodes:
- a CDS encoding DUF342 domain-containing protein; its protein translation is MEEEITQIDHTLERLVRLKLIKKGLPEDQEASLDKLNGLKTRKEKHRKHFMDQIKELEGKIHELQNAVVKITGTVYPRTSITIYDKSITVMESWIYVYFKYMSTEEELVAADLEKV